Proteins from a genomic interval of Niabella soli DSM 19437:
- a CDS encoding NAD(P)/FAD-dependent oxidoreductase, with translation MWTALYLRQLFPSKKITVVERGVTPAGASLRNAGFACFGSATEILADIDSMGSEKALQLVSMRFEGLRIIQKILAAAPIDFTICKGYELLADEQKLARLSVLNEWLYLITGSPDTFTLADDKIESFGFGGISHLIENRFEGSLHSGKLLNSLWQLAVRTGVQFLFATEIKEVDERSNRVRLVTQNGPDLYATQIVYCTNAFSAQLLPQVDLVPARGQILLTAPVPDLKFNGTFHCEEGYYYFRNMGDRILLGGARNTSFQTEYTLDAFPTLPIQQALERFLSTVVLPGQQPQIEQRWAGIMAMGNEKMPIVEQLTTRSFCALRLGGMGVALAPVVGRTVAELMRKG, from the coding sequence TTGTGGACGGCGCTCTACCTGCGTCAGCTATTTCCTTCTAAGAAAATAACAGTTGTGGAGCGCGGCGTTACTCCTGCGGGTGCCTCCCTGCGTAATGCCGGATTCGCTTGTTTTGGAAGCGCCACGGAGATATTGGCAGATATTGATTCTATGGGAAGTGAGAAAGCATTGCAGTTGGTCAGCATGCGTTTTGAAGGGCTGCGTATCATACAAAAAATTCTTGCGGCTGCACCTATTGATTTTACTATTTGCAAAGGATATGAATTGCTGGCAGACGAACAAAAGCTGGCCCGGCTCAGTGTTTTGAACGAATGGCTTTATTTAATAACGGGCTCACCAGATACTTTTACACTTGCCGATGATAAGATCGAATCGTTTGGATTTGGCGGTATCTCCCATTTAATTGAAAACCGCTTTGAAGGCAGCCTGCATTCAGGTAAATTACTCAATAGCCTCTGGCAGCTTGCCGTTAGAACCGGGGTTCAGTTTTTATTTGCCACGGAAATAAAGGAAGTGGATGAAAGGTCCAATCGGGTCCGGCTTGTTACACAGAATGGTCCGGATCTGTATGCCACTCAGATCGTATACTGCACCAATGCTTTTAGTGCGCAGCTATTGCCCCAAGTTGATCTGGTGCCGGCACGCGGACAAATATTGCTTACCGCACCGGTCCCTGATCTCAAATTTAATGGCACCTTTCATTGTGAAGAAGGCTATTATTATTTCAGGAATATGGGCGACCGGATTTTGTTGGGGGGCGCCCGCAATACGTCCTTTCAAACCGAATATACATTGGATGCGTTTCCCACGCTCCCCATCCAGCAGGCATTAGAGCGGTTTTTATCGACCGTAGTGCTGCCGGGGCAACAACCGCAAATTGAACAACGCTGGGCCGGCATCATGGCCATGGGCAATGAGAAAATGCCGATAGTAGAACAATTGACAACGCGTAGTTTTTGCGCACTGCGCCTGGGCGGCATGGGTGTGGCACTGGCGCCGGTGGTGGGAAGAACCGTGGCGGAGCTGATGCGGAAGGGTTAG
- a CDS encoding EVE domain-containing protein: protein MAYWLIKSEPFKYSYDQLVKDKKTVWDGVRNYAARLNLRAMKKGDLAFFYHSNEGVAIVGIAKIVKEAFQDPTTTDERWVAVEVAPYKKLKKEITLAELKEIPSLKNMDLVRLGRLSVQTVKPEEWELVLKMAGEKV, encoded by the coding sequence ATGGCCTACTGGCTCATTAAATCGGAACCCTTCAAATACAGCTACGATCAACTGGTGAAAGATAAGAAAACCGTGTGGGACGGGGTGCGTAACTATGCAGCCCGCCTGAACCTGCGCGCTATGAAAAAAGGAGATTTGGCTTTTTTTTATCATAGTAATGAAGGCGTTGCCATCGTGGGCATTGCAAAAATTGTTAAAGAGGCCTTCCAGGATCCCACCACAACGGATGAACGATGGGTGGCAGTAGAAGTAGCGCCCTATAAAAAATTAAAAAAAGAGATTACACTGGCGGAGCTAAAAGAAATTCCTTCTTTAAAAAATATGGACCTGGTGCGACTCGGGCGTTTATCCGTACAAACGGTAAAACCAGAAGAGTGGGAGCTGGTGTTAAAAATGGCCGGCGAAAAAGTATAA
- a CDS encoding aromatic amino acid hydroxylase, translating into MNNYSNNLIDKLPHHLKQYIVEQHYEHYTSVDHAVWRYVMRQNYRYLKDVAYYPYIPGLKKAGLTIEHIPDLQTMNDHLKQIGWGAVTVNGFIPSQAFMEFQAYRVLIVAADIRQIEHIEYTPAPDIIHESAGHAPIIGEPEYAAYLQFTGEVGTKAMLSKKDQELFEAIRKLAVLKELAGTSERAIKTAEEALRHIQQNMGAPSEMALLARLHWWTVEYGLIGTLEDHKIYGAGLLSSIGESVSCMQPEVKKILYTIDAVNYPYDITKPQPQLFVTPDFQNLVQVLGAFADTLSYRKGGSESIQKAIDCGLVCTAVYSSGLQVSGVFAATEIDELTYIQTTGPTALAFADKEVSGHSKQVHQKGFGSPVGKLKDYDLPLETFTIEALKNSGVEKEKNAVLRFQSGIEVSGRVVDLLIYDEKPVLISFIDCTVTDTISGRRLFEPEWGKYDMAVGEKIVSVFSGAADKDAYEQITIIPKEMPRSKYTKETLRLHALYQQVRAIREGREAESALAAIWQELQQKYEQDWLCPLELLEILKDRSINSEMQKEIEGHLQKMKADHEELSKLIEDGLHTLGHIELLPGR; encoded by the coding sequence ATGAACAATTACAGTAACAATCTGATTGATAAACTTCCCCATCATTTAAAGCAATATATTGTTGAGCAACATTATGAGCATTACACATCCGTTGACCATGCGGTATGGCGTTATGTAATGCGGCAGAACTACCGGTACCTGAAGGACGTTGCTTATTATCCCTATATCCCCGGACTGAAAAAAGCGGGGTTAACCATTGAACACATTCCTGATCTGCAAACGATGAACGATCATCTGAAACAGATCGGCTGGGGAGCTGTTACAGTCAACGGCTTTATACCCTCACAGGCGTTTATGGAGTTCCAGGCCTACCGGGTTTTAATTGTGGCTGCAGATATCCGTCAGATCGAACATATCGAATACACACCAGCCCCGGATATTATTCATGAGTCAGCCGGGCATGCGCCCATTATCGGCGAGCCGGAATACGCGGCCTATCTGCAATTTACCGGTGAAGTGGGGACTAAGGCCATGCTGTCAAAAAAAGATCAGGAACTTTTTGAGGCAATACGAAAGCTGGCGGTTTTAAAAGAACTGGCTGGGACTTCCGAACGGGCGATCAAAACGGCAGAAGAAGCGCTACGCCATATTCAACAAAATATGGGCGCGCCTTCAGAAATGGCGCTGCTGGCGCGGTTGCACTGGTGGACGGTGGAGTATGGCCTCATTGGCACTTTGGAAGACCATAAAATTTACGGAGCGGGATTGCTCTCGTCCATCGGCGAGAGTGTTAGCTGCATGCAGCCGGAAGTGAAAAAGATACTTTATACAATTGACGCGGTCAATTACCCATACGATATTACCAAACCGCAGCCGCAGCTTTTTGTGACACCCGATTTTCAAAACCTGGTGCAGGTGCTGGGCGCATTTGCGGATACCTTGTCTTACAGAAAGGGGGGAAGTGAAAGCATACAAAAAGCAATTGATTGCGGCCTGGTATGTACCGCCGTTTACAGTTCGGGGTTGCAGGTGTCAGGGGTTTTCGCAGCTACGGAAATAGATGAGCTGACCTATATTCAGACAACCGGACCAACCGCACTTGCTTTTGCGGATAAAGAAGTAAGCGGCCATAGTAAACAGGTCCATCAAAAAGGATTTGGGTCACCGGTGGGGAAGCTTAAAGATTATGATCTTCCGCTGGAAACATTTACTATTGAGGCTTTAAAAAATAGCGGCGTAGAAAAAGAAAAAAACGCTGTGTTGCGCTTCCAAAGCGGCATTGAGGTTTCAGGAAGAGTAGTGGATCTACTTATATACGATGAAAAACCAGTGCTTATCAGTTTTATTGATTGCACCGTTACGGATACAATCAGCGGAAGGCGGCTGTTTGAACCGGAATGGGGGAAATATGATATGGCCGTTGGTGAAAAAATAGTCTCTGTTTTCTCCGGTGCTGCTGATAAAGATGCCTATGAGCAGATCACCATCATTCCCAAAGAAATGCCGCGGTCCAAATACACTAAAGAAACACTGCGATTACACGCTTTATATCAGCAGGTGCGTGCTATCCGGGAAGGCCGTGAAGCAGAAAGCGCTCTTGCAGCCATCTGGCAGGAGCTGCAGCAAAAATATGAACAGGACTGGCTTTGCCCGTTGGAGCTGCTGGAGATCTTAAAAGACAGATCGATCAATTCCGAAATGCAAAAGGAGATTGAAGGACACCTGCAAAAAATGAAAGCCGATCATGAAGAGCTTTCAAAATTAATTGAAGACGGGTTGCATACGCTAGGCCATATTGAATTGTTGCCGGGGCGTTAA
- a CDS encoding aldose epimerase family protein codes for MIEITEQLAAQHPNRKSVYVFTLKNSAGTEVKVTNYGAIIMSIKIRKSDGSFNDVVLGFDEPQQYWSDAYLKNYPYYGAAIGRYANRIKGSAITIEGKEYALQGSGSGCQLHGGVEGFDKKVWDKITVNNGQVVLQYVSPDGEEGFPGNLTVQIIFSLNEANEFSYEYKATTDAPTAVNLTHHSYFNLNNGKGRIDMHHLKVHASHYLEQDGNYCTTGRVLPVKGTRNDFSAYQETGNIEHPEKGIDISFPLDKRGIEQVAAEAWCDEEDVKLEVYTTEPVVHLYNSYGSPDITGKNGQPYTAFSAFCFETQVHPNAITIPSFPNTVLKPGEEYYTKTIYKFTNL; via the coding sequence ATGATTGAAATTACTGAGCAGCTTGCCGCGCAGCATCCTAATAGAAAAAGTGTTTATGTATTTACATTAAAGAACAGCGCGGGAACTGAAGTTAAGGTAACCAATTACGGCGCCATTATTATGTCGATAAAAATACGGAAATCGGATGGAAGTTTTAATGATGTTGTTTTAGGCTTTGATGAACCGCAGCAATATTGGTCAGACGCTTATCTGAAAAATTACCCTTACTATGGTGCTGCTATTGGCCGGTATGCGAACCGCATTAAGGGATCAGCAATTACCATTGAAGGAAAAGAATATGCGCTGCAGGGCTCCGGCTCCGGCTGTCAGTTACACGGCGGTGTGGAAGGGTTTGATAAAAAAGTGTGGGATAAAATTACCGTAAACAATGGGCAGGTAGTATTACAATATGTAAGTCCTGATGGCGAAGAAGGTTTCCCCGGCAACCTTACCGTCCAGATCATTTTTTCATTAAATGAAGCCAATGAGTTCAGCTATGAGTACAAAGCTACTACAGATGCACCAACTGCGGTGAATTTAACCCACCACAGCTATTTTAACCTGAATAACGGGAAAGGCAGGATCGATATGCATCATTTAAAAGTTCATGCCTCCCATTATCTTGAGCAGGATGGAAATTATTGTACCACCGGAAGGGTGCTGCCTGTAAAGGGAACGCGGAATGATTTCAGCGCATACCAGGAGACGGGCAATATTGAACATCCCGAAAAAGGGATTGATATCAGCTTTCCGTTAGATAAACGGGGTATTGAACAGGTGGCTGCCGAAGCCTGGTGCGATGAAGAAGATGTAAAACTGGAAGTATATACTACAGAACCGGTGGTGCATTTATATAACAGCTATGGTTCACCCGATATTACCGGCAAAAATGGACAGCCCTACACTGCTTTTTCCGCGTTCTGTTTTGAAACACAAGTGCACCCGAATGCTATCACGATTCCTTCGTTTCCAAATACCGTGCTGAAGCCGGGGGAAGAATATTATACTAAAACGATTTATAAGTTTACAAACCTGTGA
- a CDS encoding galactokinase, with translation MTISELQKEFEKIYNKQTEHIFFCPGRVNLIGEHIDYNGGQVMPCAISLGTTLLIAKNDANIFRFHAVDFPEAATLELNKNGYTKSGPEWYNYPVGVLHEMQQKGIALTGLDFLFSGNLPVGSGLSSSASIEVLTAYAINTMFNGALSNTDLAILGKKVENDFMGLNSGIMDQFAVAMGKEGQAILLNTGTLDYEYLPFEIGDYVLAIVNSNKPRKLVESKYNERFNECRAALKKLQEKFAVQHLTDISSVEFEESKQLLGDPVLEKRALHVITENDRVKKAKDALVKKDIKTFGELMYASHDSLQHLYEVSGAELDAIVDFCRTYKDCIGARMTGAGFGGCAIALIKKDCFDDFAEKVSADYEARIGYKPGVFSSIIAEGVRTIK, from the coding sequence ATGACGATTAGTGAATTGCAAAAAGAATTTGAAAAAATTTATAATAAACAGACAGAGCATATTTTTTTCTGTCCTGGCCGTGTAAACCTGATCGGGGAGCACATTGACTATAATGGCGGACAGGTAATGCCCTGTGCTATTTCTTTAGGTACGACTTTGCTTATTGCGAAGAACGACGCCAATATTTTTCGCTTTCATGCCGTTGATTTCCCTGAAGCCGCTACCCTCGAACTCAATAAGAACGGCTATACAAAATCGGGGCCTGAATGGTATAATTACCCGGTTGGTGTGTTGCATGAAATGCAGCAGAAAGGTATTGCGCTTACCGGGCTTGATTTTCTTTTTTCCGGGAATCTGCCTGTTGGCTCGGGGCTCTCATCCAGCGCTTCCATTGAGGTATTAACGGCTTACGCAATTAATACTATGTTTAACGGAGCACTGTCAAATACAGATTTGGCGATACTGGGAAAGAAAGTGGAAAATGATTTTATGGGACTGAACAGTGGCATCATGGATCAGTTCGCCGTAGCGATGGGGAAGGAAGGGCAGGCCATTTTGTTGAATACTGGTACGTTGGACTATGAATACCTGCCTTTTGAGATCGGGGATTACGTGCTGGCTATTGTTAACAGCAATAAACCCCGCAAGCTGGTGGAGTCGAAGTACAATGAACGGTTTAATGAATGCCGGGCGGCGCTAAAGAAACTGCAGGAAAAATTTGCGGTGCAGCACCTGACTGATATCAGCAGCGTTGAATTTGAAGAAAGCAAACAGCTTTTGGGCGACCCGGTGCTGGAAAAGCGCGCCCTCCACGTGATCACTGAGAACGACCGGGTAAAAAAAGCGAAGGACGCATTAGTGAAAAAAGATATTAAAACGTTTGGGGAGCTAATGTATGCTTCGCATGATTCCTTACAACATCTTTATGAAGTATCGGGTGCTGAGCTGGACGCCATTGTTGATTTTTGCCGGACTTATAAAGACTGCATTGGTGCCCGCATGACGGGCGCGGGTTTTGGAGGTTGCGCCATCGCCCTGATAAAAAAAGATTGTTTTGACGATTTTGCTGAAAAAGTATCGGCAGATTATGAGGCGCGGATTGGCTATAAGCCAGGCGTTTTCTCCTCAATAATTGCTGAAGGGGTAAGGACGATTAAATAA